The following coding sequences lie in one Eubacterium ventriosum genomic window:
- a CDS encoding lantibiotic protection ABC transporter ATP-binding protein: MEMMLQTQNLCKYFRKQKAVNNVSLNIEKGQIYGLLGPNGAGKSTTLKMLTGMMKPTAGKIYFDGKLLDRKDLSKIGALIENPPIYENLSARENLKVRQLLLGTDENRIDEVLQIVSLTNTGKKKAGQFSLGMKQRLGIAMALLGEPELLILDEPTNGLDPIGIEELRELILSFPEQGITVILSSHILSEVQLLADKVGIISGGILGYEGALKQGDNLEDLFMNVVRKNQKAGEIHG, translated from the coding sequence ATGGAAATGATGTTACAGACACAAAATCTATGTAAATATTTTAGAAAACAGAAAGCGGTAAATAATGTTTCACTTAATATCGAAAAGGGACAGATTTATGGACTGCTTGGACCGAATGGCGCTGGTAAATCTACCACATTGAAAATGCTGACCGGTATGATGAAACCAACTGCAGGAAAGATTTACTTTGATGGAAAACTTTTGGATAGGAAAGATTTATCAAAAATAGGAGCGTTAATTGAAAATCCGCCTATTTATGAAAATCTTTCCGCCAGAGAGAATTTGAAGGTAAGACAATTATTGCTTGGTACAGATGAAAACAGAATTGATGAGGTCTTGCAGATTGTATCACTTACAAACACCGGAAAGAAGAAAGCAGGACAGTTTTCTTTGGGGATGAAGCAAAGACTAGGTATTGCAATGGCATTGCTTGGAGAACCGGAACTTTTGATATTGGATGAACCTACGAATGGATTAGATCCAATAGGCATCGAGGAATTACGAGAGCTGATCCTGTCTTTTCCGGAACAGGGAATCACTGTAATTCTCTCCAGTCATATTCTCTCAGAGGTACAGTTACTTGCAGATAAAGTCGGGATTATTTCAGGTGGAATCTTAGGATACGAAGGAGCATTAAAGCAGGGAGATAATCTTGAAGATTTGTTTATGAATGTGGTAAGAAAAAACCAGAAAGCAGGTGAAATCCATGGTTAA
- a CDS encoding glycerate kinase, whose protein sequence is MKFIIASDSFKGSLSSNQVNNIIESKVKEIFPKSFCEKMLIADGGEGTLEAIYGESGNGYDKIVIDTVNPLGKKIDGYYLRKGNIAVIEMAQASGLTLIDEKEKNPMITTSFGTGIFIKHAIENGCTKIYIGIGGSATNDGGIGAMIALGYRFLDSEGNELSGIGENLEKIATIDDTFAIKEISEVETIVMCDVTNTLTGEKGATYVYGPQKGGTEEKLEKLEKGMISYRKILEEYLGHSIEEIEGLGAAGGLGAALYGFLNGKMQSGIDVLLELNNFEEKLDSTDIVITGEGKTDYQSACGKVIYGIARKCKKYNVPVLVISGSLGEEINQLYSMGVSGMEASVCNIISLNNAMDNAEKYLCYAVERVLRVLKTGMELVQNEKI, encoded by the coding sequence ATGAAATTTATTATAGCGTCAGATTCGTTTAAAGGAAGTTTATCTTCTAATCAGGTTAATAATATTATTGAATCAAAAGTTAAGGAAATTTTTCCAAAAAGCTTTTGTGAAAAAATGTTAATTGCTGATGGAGGAGAAGGAACTTTAGAAGCTATTTATGGTGAAAGTGGCAATGGATATGACAAAATAGTAATTGATACAGTGAATCCTTTAGGTAAAAAAATAGATGGATATTATCTTAGAAAAGGTAATATTGCAGTTATTGAAATGGCGCAGGCTTCAGGATTAACGTTAATTGACGAAAAAGAAAAAAATCCTATGATTACAACATCTTTTGGAACTGGAATTTTCATAAAGCATGCAATTGAAAACGGTTGTACTAAAATCTATATAGGAATAGGTGGGAGTGCTACAAATGATGGAGGAATAGGTGCAATGATAGCCCTTGGTTATAGATTCTTGGATTCGGAAGGAAATGAATTGTCAGGAATAGGAGAAAATCTTGAAAAAATTGCAACTATAGATGATACCTTTGCTATAAAAGAAATTTCTGAAGTCGAAACCATTGTCATGTGTGATGTGACTAATACTCTAACAGGTGAAAAAGGTGCAACATACGTTTATGGACCACAAAAAGGTGGTACAGAAGAAAAGTTGGAAAAGCTGGAAAAAGGAATGATTTCCTATAGAAAAATTCTGGAAGAATATTTGGGACATTCAATAGAAGAAATTGAAGGGTTAGGTGCTGCAGGAGGACTTGGTGCCGCTTTATATGGATTTTTAAATGGAAAGATGCAATCAGGCATAGATGTGTTACTTGAGTTAAATAATTTTGAAGAAAAATTAGATAGTACGGATATTGTTATTACAGGAGAAGGTAAGACGGATTACCAGTCAGCATGTGGAAAGGTTATCTATGGAATTGCAAGAAAATGTAAGAAATATAATGTTCCGGTATTGGTTATTTCAGGAAGTTTAGGAGAAGAAATTAATCAATTGTATAGTATGGGAGTTAGCGGAATGGAAGCTTCTGTGTGTAACATTATTTCTTTAAATAATGCCATGGACAATGCAGAGAAATATTTATGCTATGCAGTAGAGAGAGTACTTCGTGTACTTAAAACAGGAATGGAGTTAGTACAAAATGAAAAAATATAA
- a CDS encoding CopG family transcriptional regulator, whose translation MSKMGRPKSDNPKNKKVSTRLSEAEYDRLKLYASKHSLTISEVINLSLEYLYSSRE comes from the coding sequence ATGTCAAAAATGGGAAGACCAAAATCTGATAATCCAAAGAATAAGAAAGTATCTACAAGATTATCAGAAGCAGAGTACGATCGTTTGAAATTATATGCATCTAAGCATTCTCTTACAATATCAGAAGTGATTAACTTGAGTTTAGAATATTTGTATTCTAGCAGAGAGTGA
- a CDS encoding helix-turn-helix domain-containing protein: protein MIEFEYDKTGVGIRLEMLRKKANSSREKAAEDLDISKDSLYAYEKGKSIMSAEVLAKVCILYNTSMEYLLNGCESENNVIIPEIMISLGKYNVEQQKHMYAALSHMMKVFA from the coding sequence GTGATAGAGTTTGAATATGACAAAACGGGGGTCGGCATACGACTAGAGATGCTTAGGAAAAAGGCTAACAGTTCCAGAGAAAAGGCAGCGGAAGACTTAGACATATCAAAGGATTCCTTATATGCCTATGAAAAGGGAAAAAGCATCATGAGTGCAGAAGTATTGGCAAAGGTTTGTATCTTATACAATACTTCAATGGAATACTTACTTAATGGTTGTGAGTCAGAAAACAATGTTATAATTCCGGAAATAATGATTTCTTTAGGAAAATATAATGTTGAACAACAGAAACACATGTATGCAGCATTGAGTCATATGATGAAAGTGTTTGCGTAA
- a CDS encoding DUF6462 family protein has product MTKGAQVMIRNQKIAKKFVRYGEGAQLYSMSQSTFEKLAKEAKAIYKYNKLVLVNTEKIDEYLELFHEF; this is encoded by the coding sequence ATGACAAAAGGTGCACAAGTAATGATAAGAAATCAGAAAATAGCAAAAAAATTTGTAAGATATGGTGAAGGGGCACAATTATATTCAATGTCCCAAAGTACCTTTGAAAAACTTGCAAAGGAAGCAAAAGCTATATATAAGTACAACAAGTTAGTATTAGTAAATACTGAAAAAATAGATGAATATTTAGAATTGTTTCATGAATTTTAG
- a CDS encoding helix-turn-helix domain-containing protein — protein MKYDKIETGVNLRQLRIENKLSPGEVSDIVDKSESHIMQLERGSRNLTVEMLCKFADVYNADPNTILGIHTSMSEELYAELSMLSMDIRNKLCSSFLEIVKSVKNGQR, from the coding sequence ATGAAATATGACAAAATAGAAACAGGAGTAAATTTAAGACAGTTAAGAATAGAAAATAAATTGTCACCGGGAGAAGTAAGCGACATCGTTGATAAAAGCGAATCACATATAATGCAGCTTGAAAGAGGAAGCAGAAACCTTACAGTAGAAATGCTTTGTAAGTTTGCAGATGTATATAATGCAGATCCCAATACTATTCTTGGAATACATACATCAATGTCAGAAGAATTGTATGCAGAATTGAGTATGTTGTCTATGGATATAAGAAATAAGTTATGTTCTAGTTTCTTGGAAATTGTAAAAAGTGTAAAAAACGGACAGAGGTGA
- a CDS encoding tyrosine-type recombinase/integrase, whose amino-acid sequence MEKKRKDSRGRVLRKGEAFREKEGRYSYEYKDTFGNRKTIYSVDLLKLREREKQIERDISDGLNMYVAGKATLNYLFERYMDTKYNLRENTKVNYKYMYDNYVRNTIGKRLIADIKYSDIVYFYKSLITEKGLELNTVDTIHTVIHPVFSMAVRDDVIRKNPASGVLADIKKESGKNKGIRHALTIEQQRVFMKYMIEEEQFNHWIPIFTILLGTGCRVGEFIGLRWEDVDFKQKVISINHSIAYVCYGKEDGRKSHYAISLPKTEAGIRYIPMTDEVYDVFKAEYYRQQENGFSQFSIEGMSGFIFTNRCGRIYNQQTLNKGLKRISENYNQKELIDAKKQKREPIILPHFTCHQLRHTFATRLCESTSNLKAIQDIMGHANIETTMDIYAEATVGTKQKAIENLSNNLKLF is encoded by the coding sequence ATGGAAAAGAAACGTAAAGATAGTAGAGGAAGAGTTCTTCGTAAAGGTGAAGCATTTCGTGAAAAGGAAGGTAGATATTCGTATGAATATAAAGATACCTTTGGAAATAGGAAGACAATTTACTCTGTAGATTTATTGAAATTACGTGAAAGAGAAAAACAAATAGAAAGAGACATAAGTGATGGACTCAACATGTATGTAGCTGGGAAGGCAACATTAAACTATTTGTTTGAAAGGTATATGGATACAAAATATAATTTACGAGAAAATACAAAAGTAAATTATAAATATATGTACGACAATTATGTTAGAAATACTATAGGAAAAAGACTGATAGCTGACATAAAATATTCAGACATCGTTTATTTTTACAAAAGTTTAATTACTGAAAAAGGTTTAGAACTTAATACAGTGGATACAATTCATACGGTAATACATCCGGTGTTTTCAATGGCGGTTAGGGATGATGTTATTAGAAAAAATCCAGCTAGTGGAGTATTGGCTGATATTAAGAAAGAGAGTGGTAAAAATAAAGGAATAAGACACGCTTTGACAATAGAACAACAGAGAGTTTTTATGAAATATATGATTGAAGAGGAACAATTTAATCATTGGATTCCAATTTTTACTATTTTATTAGGAACGGGATGTAGGGTAGGTGAATTTATAGGACTTAGATGGGAGGATGTTGATTTTAAACAAAAAGTAATTAGTATAAATCATAGTATAGCGTACGTGTGTTATGGTAAAGAAGATGGTAGGAAGAGCCATTATGCAATATCTTTGCCTAAAACAGAAGCGGGTATAAGATACATTCCAATGACAGACGAAGTATATGATGTATTCAAAGCAGAGTATTACAGACAACAGGAAAATGGCTTTAGTCAGTTTTCAATAGAAGGAATGTCGGGATTTATATTTACAAATCGTTGTGGAAGAATTTATAATCAACAAACTTTAAATAAAGGACTAAAAAGAATATCCGAGAATTATAACCAGAAGGAATTAATAGATGCAAAGAAACAAAAACGTGAACCTATTATTCTACCACATTTTACATGTCATCAATTAAGGCATACTTTTGCAACAAGATTATGTGAAAGTACAAGTAATTTAAAAGCAATTCAAGATATTATGGGACATGCAAATATTGAAACAACAATGGACATATATGCAGAAGCCACAGTAGGAACAAAACAAAAAGCAATTGAAAATTTATCAAACAATTTAAAACTTTTTTAG
- a CDS encoding sensor histidine kinase, producing MGRVKRSNALSRIFMRYVLVMLGSLVGLVIVAYLLLYLLISVGCIYPANYAEQKINEAYDTILRADKVTAEMIPALCDYVIFSENGEKIGGDLSEQYEQIAWNVAKYGNASGKYFYKVIVRENEYVVLQYRLTPQYHSAFLREHFIGPQNVMIIMSVIGAVAIIIIPSIRFGKRIKKQMQPVLDAIGQIKDQNLEYETSCSGIKEFDDCLSAIDDMRDALRESLEKQWKTEQEKKQQMSALAHDIKTPLTIVRGNAELLSETELTTEQKNNITYVLNGTTQIQSYVKQLIDVTKSWNCSDVTYTTVRLEDFFADIKEQALGLVEIYHQKIDWKAEQSDKKVTVAYDPMFRAVMNVIQNAVEHTKENGIIYIDAKEQDDRLTFIVEDSGSGFTKEALLHGTEQFFMDDTSRNGEAHYGMGLFFAKTVAEKYGGGIKLSNSENTGGARVEIFFLSSQETS from the coding sequence ATGGGAAGAGTAAAGAGAAGCAATGCACTCAGCAGGATTTTTATGAGATATGTACTGGTCATGCTTGGATCATTAGTAGGTTTGGTGATTGTTGCTTATCTGCTGCTGTACCTTTTGATTAGTGTGGGCTGTATTTATCCGGCAAATTATGCGGAGCAAAAGATTAATGAAGCATATGATACGATTCTACGTGCAGATAAAGTAACTGCTGAGATGATTCCCGCACTTTGTGATTATGTAATCTTTTCAGAGAATGGAGAGAAAATAGGTGGAGATCTGTCAGAACAATACGAACAGATAGCATGGAATGTTGCAAAGTACGGAAACGCATCCGGGAAATATTTTTATAAAGTAATTGTAAGGGAAAATGAATATGTTGTATTGCAATATCGCCTGACACCTCAATATCATTCAGCTTTTTTGAGGGAGCATTTTATAGGACCACAGAATGTGATGATTATTATGTCTGTGATTGGAGCGGTAGCGATTATCATCATTCCGTCCATACGTTTTGGAAAAAGAATCAAAAAGCAGATGCAGCCTGTATTAGACGCAATCGGACAAATAAAGGATCAAAATCTGGAATATGAGACATCCTGTTCCGGTATCAAAGAGTTTGATGACTGTTTATCGGCAATCGATGATATGCGAGATGCATTGCGAGAATCTTTAGAAAAGCAGTGGAAAACAGAGCAGGAAAAGAAACAACAGATGTCTGCTTTGGCGCATGATATTAAAACACCTCTTACGATTGTACGGGGAAATGCAGAACTACTTTCAGAGACTGAACTGACCACAGAACAGAAGAATAATATCACTTATGTTTTGAACGGCACAACACAGATACAAAGTTATGTAAAACAGTTGATAGATGTCACAAAATCATGGAATTGCAGTGATGTTACCTATACAACGGTGAGGTTAGAAGATTTTTTCGCAGATATAAAGGAACAGGCACTCGGACTGGTAGAAATCTATCACCAGAAGATAGATTGGAAGGCGGAACAAAGTGATAAAAAGGTAACGGTTGCTTATGATCCAATGTTCCGAGCCGTAATGAATGTGATTCAGAATGCAGTGGAGCATACAAAAGAAAATGGAATCATTTATATTGACGCAAAGGAGCAGGATGACCGGCTGACATTCATTGTGGAGGATAGCGGATCAGGATTTACAAAAGAAGCATTATTGCATGGCACAGAGCAGTTTTTTATGGATGATACAAGTAGAAATGGCGAAGCCCATTATGGGATGGGACTATTTTTTGCAAAAACTGTGGCTGAAAAATATGGTGGAGGTATTAAACTTTCAAATTCTGAAAATACAGGTGGGGCGAGGGTAGAAATATTTTTCCTGAGTAGTCAGGAAACGAGCTAA
- a CDS encoding response regulator transcription factor: MAKILAVDDEPAILEMIESILNKDGHLVTKVSNPLKINMEELHRYDLILLDIMMPGIDGFELCKRIRILVDCPILFLTAKTEENSLVNGLSLGADDYISKPFGVMELRARINAHLRREHREHSVRMVLGRVCIQISQKKLLVDDKELPLTKAEYEICEFLAKNRGQVFSKEQILEAVFGFDNESNDSTIITHIKNIRAKFADYDYTPIKTVWGIGYKWEE; this comes from the coding sequence ATGGCAAAAATACTGGCAGTTGATGATGAACCGGCAATTTTGGAAATGATAGAAAGCATTTTGAATAAGGATGGACATCTGGTTACCAAAGTAAGTAATCCACTAAAAATTAATATGGAAGAATTACATCGTTATGACCTGATTTTACTGGACATTATGATGCCTGGAATTGATGGCTTCGAATTATGCAAAAGAATTAGGATACTTGTGGATTGTCCGATTTTGTTTCTTACGGCAAAAACGGAGGAAAACAGTCTGGTAAACGGACTTTCTTTAGGAGCAGATGATTATATTTCAAAGCCATTTGGAGTGATGGAACTTCGGGCAAGGATCAATGCACATCTTAGAAGAGAGCACAGGGAACATTCTGTCCGGATGGTTTTGGGGAGGGTCTGTATTCAAATATCTCAAAAGAAACTATTGGTTGATGATAAGGAACTTCCTCTTACGAAAGCGGAGTACGAAATCTGTGAATTTCTGGCTAAAAACAGAGGACAGGTTTTCTCGAAGGAACAGATATTGGAAGCGGTCTTTGGCTTTGACAATGAGAGTAATGACAGTACTATAATCACGCATATCAAAAATATAAGAGCAAAATTTGCGGATTATGATTATACACCGATAAAAACAGTCTGGGGGATTGGATATAAATGGGAAGAGTAA
- a CDS encoding SpoVG family protein, whose protein sequence is MNYKIKVYKTKNNEWSTKAYASVTFNNSFVVTGITVREGKNNNLFVAMPSYKSSKTDENGRPIYKDYCNPTTKEFRDELYGNIIDAYMNDKKELEVKGASNKFEFGIALRSFSGENIEALGRIYFDKCFVINNVKVIPSEKGSFVAMPSQLVSKENGEKEYEDICFPITKEFRKELYDAILKEKDVMKQKQQEEFQKIDEMDKENLPFR, encoded by the coding sequence ATGAATTATAAGATAAAAGTGTACAAGACAAAAAATAATGAATGGAGCACTAAGGCATATGCTTCAGTTACATTTAATAACAGTTTTGTTGTAACAGGAATAACGGTTAGGGAAGGAAAGAACAATAACTTATTTGTAGCCATGCCAAGTTATAAAAGCAGCAAGACAGATGAAAATGGCAGACCCATATACAAAGATTATTGTAATCCAACCACAAAGGAATTCAGGGATGAACTTTATGGAAACATCATTGATGCTTATATGAATGACAAGAAGGAACTTGAAGTAAAAGGTGCAAGCAACAAGTTTGAATTTGGAATAGCCCTAAGAAGTTTTAGTGGTGAGAACATAGAAGCCTTGGGACGCATTTATTTTGACAAATGCTTTGTCATTAATAATGTGAAAGTAATTCCAAGCGAAAAAGGTTCATTTGTGGCAATGCCATCACAACTTGTAAGCAAGGAAAATGGTGAAAAAGAATATGAAGATATTTGTTTTCCAATAACCAAGGAATTTAGGAAAGAATTATATGATGCAATTTTAAAGGAAAAGGACGTAATGAAACAGAAACAGCAGGAAGAATTTCAAAAGATTGACGAAATGGACAAAGAAAATTTGCCATTTAGATAG
- a CDS encoding zinc-ribbon domain-containing protein yields MNNSLAEVHPELASEWSEKNLPLKPDEVNAKSRKNVWWKCRHGHSWSMKINERTILKKGCRICEQEYLSLFPALAVSYYSNKKGLKAELGRMATESGFVRYTFEKVIRLKEIFAAKGNALITRAVARDLYDWCNMVSEGLFEEQRDLFRKCR; encoded by the coding sequence ATGAATAACAGTTTAGCAGAAGTACACCCGGAGCTTGCTTCGGAGTGGTCGGAAAAGAACTTGCCTTTGAAACCTGATGAAGTAAATGCAAAGTCGAGGAAAAACGTCTGGTGGAAGTGCAGGCACGGTCATTCGTGGAGTATGAAGATAAATGAAAGAACGATATTGAAGAAAGGCTGTCGAATTTGTGAGCAGGAGTATTTGTCATTGTTTCCTGCTTTGGCTGTCAGCTATTATTCTAATAAGAAAGGCTTGAAAGCAGAACTTGGACGAATGGCCACAGAAAGTGGTTTTGTGAGGTATACTTTTGAAAAGGTGATTCGATTGAAGGAAATATTTGCAGCTAAAGGCAATGCTCTTATTACAAGAGCTGTAGCCAGGGATTTGTATGATTGGTGCAATATGGTGTCTGAGGGTCTCTTTGAAGAACAGCGTGATTTGTTTAGAAAATGCCGGTAG
- a CDS encoding DNA-binding protein, translating to MNQVSTEDLSKRQIQIYDSIVAHVQEYGFAPTVRESCKLTGLASTSTIIGHLKTLEKKGYIKRYPAHPRAITILQ from the coding sequence ATGAACCAGGTGTCTACAGAAGATTTGAGCAAAAGGCAGATACAGATATATGACAGCATTGTAGCTCATGTCCAGGAATACGGTTTTGCACCCACCGTCAGAGAGTCGTGCAAATTAACAGGTTTAGCTTCCACATCAACTATAATTGGGCATTTAAAGACTTTAGAGAAAAAGGGATACATAAAAAGATATCCTGCACACCCTAGAGCAATTACAATATTACAGTAG
- a CDS encoding lantibiotic immunity ABC transporter MutG family permease subunit, whose translation MIGRSLNADLRKMKGTSVILAHLLIPIITSVIFLIYYFFSPWNENMKVIAFYQAIGAGLPVLIGIFTASVMEQEQNAGDFQNLLSLPDKPAAFLSKLLLLLVLCLCSILLTAIIFGIGFGRIASSDIEIMKGCIFAALLLWGSSVPLYLWQLILAFQFGKGVSIGAGIISGLISALMLTGLGDYVWKYVFVCWTGRVPYTYLQSVLGETSVGEWLSFIPGCLTFTGISMVYYFWWVNHWEGNRISE comes from the coding sequence ATGATTGGAAGATCTCTCAATGCAGACTTGCGAAAGATGAAAGGAACATCTGTGATTCTGGCACACTTACTGATTCCGATTATAACCAGCGTTATTTTTTTAATATATTACTTTTTTTCACCATGGAATGAAAATATGAAAGTGATTGCATTTTATCAGGCAATAGGAGCAGGACTTCCGGTACTTATTGGAATTTTTACAGCAAGTGTGATGGAACAGGAACAAAATGCAGGTGATTTTCAAAATCTGTTGTCTTTACCGGATAAACCTGCAGCATTTTTATCGAAACTGTTGCTGCTACTGGTTTTGTGTCTGTGCTCTATCCTATTGACAGCAATCATATTCGGAATTGGATTTGGAAGAATCGCATCAAGCGATATCGAAATCATGAAAGGATGTATATTTGCAGCATTGCTGCTGTGGGGAAGCAGTGTTCCACTTTATCTGTGGCAGCTGATTCTGGCTTTTCAGTTTGGAAAAGGGGTATCCATTGGAGCAGGGATTATATCAGGACTAATTAGTGCATTGATGCTTACCGGACTTGGAGATTATGTGTGGAAATATGTATTTGTCTGCTGGACGGGTAGAGTACCATATACTTATCTGCAATCTGTATTGGGAGAAACTAGTGTAGGTGAATGGTTGTCATTCATACCAGGTTGCTTAACATTTACAGGGATTAGTATGGTATACTATTTTTGGTGGGTAAACCACTGGGAAGGAAACAGAATATCGGAATAG
- a CDS encoding lantibiotic immunity ABC transporter MutE/EpiE family permease subunit, with translation MVNIIKAEHQKAKRTMRKKFIWGFPLLTFVMAFIFTLGMTNAYAESVWNWWYTLLLPGMIALFCYLSVAQEKKIKYYHLMTIPTDRRKLLLGKIIYIGYMILFSNVIVFAGATLGGFLLTTHVPVGGALIAVLFLTVSELWEIPVALFLSERFGMIVNLFVCLFITVSGVVISQTRIWYVLVSAIPMRMMCPLLHVLPNGLATEAGNPLLDTGVIVPGMCLSIIWFVFVTVLFLKWFERREVK, from the coding sequence ATGGTTAATATTATAAAAGCAGAACATCAAAAAGCCAAAAGAACCATGCGAAAAAAGTTTATCTGGGGATTTCCTCTTCTTACATTTGTCATGGCATTTATATTTACTCTTGGGATGACAAATGCTTATGCAGAAAGTGTTTGGAACTGGTGGTATACACTTTTGTTGCCGGGGATGATTGCTCTATTTTGTTATCTTTCTGTGGCGCAGGAGAAAAAGATAAAATACTATCATTTAATGACTATTCCCACAGACAGAAGAAAATTGTTGCTGGGGAAAATTATTTATATTGGGTACATGATTTTGTTTTCTAATGTGATTGTGTTTGCAGGAGCAACGCTTGGAGGCTTTCTTCTAACGACACATGTTCCAGTTGGAGGAGCGTTGATTGCAGTATTGTTTCTGACGGTTTCTGAGTTATGGGAGATTCCGGTAGCTTTATTTTTAAGTGAACGATTTGGAATGATTGTAAACCTGTTCGTCTGCCTATTTATTACCGTCAGCGGTGTGGTAATATCACAAACCAGAATCTGGTATGTACTTGTTTCTGCAATCCCTATGCGAATGATGTGCCCGTTGCTTCATGTTTTACCAAATGGACTTGCCACAGAAGCAGGGAATCCTCTTTTGGATACGGGAGTCATTGTTCCGGGAATGTGTCTCTCAATCATCTGGTTTGTTTTTGTGACGGTTCTGTTTTTGAAATGGTTTGAGAGAAGAGAGGTGAAATAA
- a CDS encoding MATE family efflux transporter, with product MSKDEYLITDTPLKALTVFAMPMILGSFFQQIYNMADSIIVGQFVGSSALAAVGACAALTNVFICVALGAGVGAGVLVSRYFGAREYGKMKTIVSTSLISFLLLSIVLGVFGFFFASSMMSGLQTPADILDDAVLYLRVYFVGFPFLFMYNILSTMFTSIGESKIPLGLLIFSSILNILMDFWMVAGLGLGVFGAAIATLIAQGISAVFSFLIFFARMQQYKSPFNRFERQELHSMLRIAVPSVLQQSTVSIGMMIVQAVVNPFGTQALAGYTATMRVENIFSLIFVSIGNAVSPYVSQNLGAKKIDRIKKGYHAALVLDLCFAAIAFVTIEALHTQISSLFLGKDGTAFAYQVSGDYMRWIGYFFIFMGIKMATDGVLRGLGIMRPFLVANIVNLAIRLSVALICAPRFGIVFVWLAVPVGWLANFLISYMALRRLWSTDKMASIS from the coding sequence ATGTCGAAAGATGAGTATTTGATAACCGATACGCCCCTCAAAGCGTTGACGGTTTTTGCAATGCCAATGATTCTTGGAAGTTTTTTTCAGCAAATATACAATATGGCCGACTCTATTATTGTCGGCCAGTTTGTTGGTTCTTCCGCACTTGCAGCTGTGGGTGCATGTGCAGCATTGACCAATGTGTTCATTTGTGTGGCACTGGGAGCCGGTGTCGGAGCCGGTGTGCTTGTGAGCCGTTATTTCGGAGCCAGGGAGTATGGCAAAATGAAAACAATAGTATCAACCTCCTTGATTAGCTTTTTGCTTCTAAGTATAGTCCTTGGTGTTTTTGGCTTTTTCTTCGCCAGCTCGATGATGAGTGGACTGCAAACCCCTGCCGACATACTGGATGATGCAGTACTGTATCTGCGGGTCTATTTTGTGGGCTTTCCGTTTCTGTTTATGTATAACATTCTTTCTACCATGTTTACCTCAATCGGCGAATCCAAAATTCCGTTAGGACTGCTGATTTTTTCGTCTATCCTGAATATTTTAATGGATTTTTGGATGGTAGCCGGGCTAGGCCTCGGTGTGTTCGGTGCGGCTATTGCAACTCTGATTGCACAGGGAATTTCCGCAGTGTTTTCGTTTTTGATTTTCTTTGCACGGATGCAGCAATATAAAAGCCCCTTTAACAGGTTTGAACGGCAGGAGCTGCATTCCATGCTTCGCATTGCGGTGCCGTCGGTTTTACAGCAGTCCACAGTGTCCATCGGTATGATGATTGTGCAGGCAGTGGTAAATCCTTTCGGTACACAGGCACTGGCTGGGTATACAGCAACGATGAGGGTGGAAAATATTTTTTCATTGATCTTTGTATCCATCGGCAATGCGGTTTCGCCGTATGTTTCCCAGAATCTTGGCGCAAAGAAAATTGATCGTATCAAAAAAGGCTACCATGCTGCGCTGGTGCTAGATCTGTGCTTTGCGGCCATTGCGTTTGTGACCATTGAAGCGCTGCATACGCAGATCTCCTCACTGTTCTTAGGAAAAGACGGAACGGCGTTTGCTTATCAGGTGTCTGGTGATTATATGAGATGGATTGGTTACTTTTTCATCTTCATGGGTATCAAGATGGCAACCGATGGAGTTCTTCGCGGTCTCGGAATTATGCGTCCGTTCCTCGTTGCAAACATAGTGAATCTTGCGATTCGTCTGTCCGTTGCCCTAATCTGTGCACCACGTTTCGGCATTGTCTTTGTCTGGCTTGCGGTACCAGTTGGCTGGCTTGCAAACTTTTTAATCTCCTACATGGCTCTTAGGAGATTATGGTCGACTGATAAAATGGCATCCATTAGTTAG